A genome region from Nicotiana tabacum cultivar K326 chromosome 13, ASM71507v2, whole genome shotgun sequence includes the following:
- the LOC107818550 gene encoding TMV resistance protein N isoform X1: protein MASSSASGTSQFPRWNYDVFLSFRGEDTRKTFTSHLYEILDIRGIKTFQDDKRLEHGASISDELCKAIEESQCAVIIFSKNYATSRWCLNELVKIMDVKTQFGQTVIPVFYDVDPSHVRNQRESFAEAFSKHETKYKDDVEGMQRWRIALTAAANLKGCDIRDKTESDCIRQIVDQISSKLCKISLSYLQNIVGIDTHLEKIESLLGIGINDVRIVGIWGMGGVGKTTIARAMFDILLVRRDSSYQFDGACFLANIKENKRGMHSLQNIIFSELLKEKADYNNKEDGKHQMASRLRSKKVLIVLDDIDDKDHYLEYLAGDLDWFGNGSRIIITTRDKHLMGKNGVIYEVTALPNHESIQLFYQHAFKKEVPNEHFKKLSLEVVNYAKGLPLALRVWGSLLHNLGLTEWKSAIEHMKNNSNSEIVKKLKISYDGLIEPIQEIFLDIACFFRGTKKEYAMQILESCHCAVEYGLRVLIDKSLVSISENDQIQMHDLMQDMGKYIVNLQKNPGERSRLWLDKDFEEVMMNNTGTTKMEAIWFPYYHYVTLRFGKEAMKNMKKLRILNIEMSWPCDGSIEYLPNSLRWFVWTDYPWESLPAEFEPKKLVHLALKSSSLCYLWTEAKQLSSLRTLDLRYSESLVRTPDFTGMPNLEYLNLEECRDLEEVHHSLGFCRKLIRLNLESCGRLNWFPCVNVESLEYLDLDFCSSLEKFPEIHGRMKREIQIHMKRSGIRELPSSIIQYQTHITFLDLSAMKNLVALPSSICRLKSLVSLNVSGCTKLESLPEEIGDLENLEEFYARYALISRPPSTIVRLNKLKILKFGGLHDGVHFLFPPVAEGLRSLEHLDLTCCNLIDEGLPEDIGCLSSLKELYLSGNNFEHLPRSIAQLGALRILDLRNCKRLTQLPELPPESDTIYADWSNDLICNSLFQNISSVQHDISASDSLSLRAFTSVHLGKKIPSWFLYQGMDSGVSVNLPGNWYIPDKFLGFAVYYSGSLIDTTTQLIPVCDDGMLWMTQKLALSNHSECDTKYNINFFLVPLAGLWDTSKANGKTPNDYGLIRLSFSGVMKDYGLRLLYKEEPELEALLQNIALEEQI from the exons ATGGCATCATCTTCTGCTTCTGGTACTTCACAGTTTCCTCGATGGAACTACGATGTCTTCCTAAGTTTTAGAGGTGAAGATACTCGGAAAACATTTACGAGTCACCTGTACGAAATCTTGGATATCAGGGGAATAAAAACCTTTCAAGATGATAAAAGGCTAGAGCATGGCGCATCCATTTCGGATGAACTATGTAAAGCTATCGAAGAGTCTCAATGTGCAGTcatcattttctcaaaaaattaTGCAACATCGAGGTGGTGCTTGAATGAACTAGTGAAGATCATGGATGTCAAGACTCAATTTGGACAAACTGTCATACCGGTCTTCTATGATGTGGATCCATCACATGTTCGGAACCAGAGGGAGAGCTTTGCTGAAGCATTTTCCAAACATGAAACAAAGTATAAGGATGATGTCGAAGGAATGCAAAGATGGAGGATTGCTTTAACTGCAGCGGCCAATCTCAAAGGTTGTGATATTCGTGACAA GACTGAATCAGACTGTATTCGACAGATTGTTGATCAAATCTCGTCCAAATTATGCaagatttctttatcttattTGCAAAACATTGTTGGAATAGATACTCATTTAGAGAAAATAGAATCCTTACTAGGGATAGGAATCAATGATGTTCGGATTGTGGGGATTTGGGGCATGGGGGGAGTCGGTAAAACGACAATAGCTAGAGCTATGTTTGATATTCTCTTAGTAAGAAGGGATAGTTCCTATCAATTTGATGGTGCTTGTTTCCTTGCGAATATTAAAGAAAACAAACGTGGAATGCATTCTCTGCAAAATATTATTTTCTCTGAACTTTTAAAGGAAAAAGCTGATTACAACAATAAGGAGGACGGAAAGCACCAAATGGCTAGTAGGCTTCGTTCAAAGAAGGTCCTAATTGTGCTTGATGACATAGATGATAAAGATCATTATTTGGAGTATTTAGCAGGTGATCTTGATTGGTTTGGTAATGGCAGTAGAATTATTATAACAACTAGAGACAAGCATTTGATGGGGAAGAATGGTGTAATATATGAAGTGACTGCACTACCTAATCATGAATCCATTCAATTGTTCTATCAGCATGCTTTCAAAAAAGAGGTTCCAAATGAGCATTTTAAGAAGCTTTCATTGGAAGTCGTAAATTATGCTAAAGGCCTTCCTTTAGCCCTCAGAGTGTGGGGTTCTTTGCTGCATAACCTAGgactaactgaatggaaaagtgcTATAGAGCACATGAAAAATAACTCTAATTCTGAAATTGTTAAAAAGCTCAAAATTAGTTATGATGGATTAATAGAGCCCATACAAGAGATTTTTCTGGATATAGCATGCTTCTTCCGAGGGACAAAAAAAGAGTACGCCATGCAAATTCTTGAGAGCTGTCATTGTGCAGTTGAATACGGATTGCGTGTCTTAATTGACAAATCTCTTGTGTCCATCTCTGAAAATGATCAGATTCAAATGCATGACTTGATGCAAGATATGGGTAAATATATAGTGAACTTGCAAAAGAATCCGGGAGAACGCAGCAGATTATGGCTCGACAAGGATTTCGAAGAAGTGATGATGAACAATACA GGGACCACGAAAATGGAAGCAATCTGGTTTCCTTATTACCATTATGTTACATTACGCTTTGGCAAAGAGgccatgaaaaatatgaaaaagctTAGGATATTAAACATAGAGATGTCGTGGCCTTGTGATGGTTCCATTGAGTATCTGCCCAACAGCTTGCGTTGGTTTGTCTGGACTGACTATCCTTGGGAGTCGTTGCCAGCTGAATTTGAACCCAAAAAGCTTGTTCATCTTGCACTCAAATCCAGTTCACTGTGTTATTTATGGACGGAAGCAAAG CAATTGTCGTCTCTACGGACGCTAGATCTCAGATACTCTGAAAGCCTAGTGCGAACACCAGATTTCACAGGGATGCCAAATTTGGAGTATTTGAATCTGGAGGAATGTCGTGATCTTGAAGAGGTGCACCATTCCCTGGGATTTTGCAGAAAACTCATTCGATTAAATTTGGAGTCTTGTGGACGCCTTAATTGGTTTCCATGTGTTAACGTGGAATCTCTTGAATATCTGGATCTAGATTTTTGCTCTAGTTTAGAGAAATTTCCAGAAATCCATGGGAGAATGAAGCGGGAGATACAGATTCACATGAAACGCTCTGGGATAAGGGAACTACCATCATCTATTATTCAGTACCAAACTCATATTACCTTCCTAGATTTGAGCGCTATGAAAAACCTTGTAGCTCTTCCAAGCAGCATCTGTAGGTTGAAAAGTTTGGTTAGTCTAAATGTGTCGGGCTGCACAAAACTTGAAAGCTTGCCAGAAGAGATAGGGGATTTAGAAAACTTGGAGGAGTTTTATGCCAGGTATGCTCTAATTTCACGACCTCCGTCTACCATCGTACGCTTGAACAAACTTAAAATCTTGAAGTTTGGAGGCCTCCATGATGGAGTGCACTTTTTGTTCCCTCCAGTGGCTGAAGGATTACGGTCATTGGAACATCTGGATCTCACTTGTTGCAATCTAATAGATGAAGGACTTCCGGAAGACATTGGATGCCTATCTTCTTTGAAAGAACTGTATCTCAGTGGTAATAATTTTGAGCATTTGCCTCGAAGTATAGCCCAACTTGGTGCTCTTCGAATCTTGGACTTGAGAAATTGCAAGAGGCTTACACAGCTGCCAGAACTTCCACCAGAATCAGATACAATATATGCAGATTGGAGCAATGATTTGATCTGTAATTCGTTGTTTCAGAATATCTCGTCAGTGCAGCATGACATCTCTGCTTCAGATTCCTTGTCACTAAGAGCATTTACCAGTGTGCATCTTGGGAAGAAGATCCCAAGTTGGTTCCTCTATCAGGGAATGGATAGTGGTGTATCAGTCAATTTGCCTGGAAATTGGTATATACCTGATAAATTCTTGGGATTTGCTGTATATTACTCAGGCAGCTTAATTGACACCACAACTCAATTGATTCCCGTATGTGATGATGGGATGTTGTGGATGACCCAGAAACTTGCCTTATCCAACCATTCAGAATGTGatacaaaatataatattaattttttcttGGTACCTCTTGCTGGCTTATGGGATACATCTAAGGCAAATGGAAAAACACCAAACGACTATGGGCTTATTAGGCTATCTTTTTCTGGAGTAATGAAGGATTATGGACTTCGTTTGTTGTATAAAGAAGAACCTGAGCTTGAGGCCTTGTTACAGAATATTGCATTGGAGGAGCAGATATGA
- the LOC107818550 gene encoding TMV resistance protein N isoform X2, translated as MEDCFNCSGQSQRTESDCIRQIVDQISSKLCKISLSYLQNIVGIDTHLEKIESLLGIGINDVRIVGIWGMGGVGKTTIARAMFDILLVRRDSSYQFDGACFLANIKENKRGMHSLQNIIFSELLKEKADYNNKEDGKHQMASRLRSKKVLIVLDDIDDKDHYLEYLAGDLDWFGNGSRIIITTRDKHLMGKNGVIYEVTALPNHESIQLFYQHAFKKEVPNEHFKKLSLEVVNYAKGLPLALRVWGSLLHNLGLTEWKSAIEHMKNNSNSEIVKKLKISYDGLIEPIQEIFLDIACFFRGTKKEYAMQILESCHCAVEYGLRVLIDKSLVSISENDQIQMHDLMQDMGKYIVNLQKNPGERSRLWLDKDFEEVMMNNTGTTKMEAIWFPYYHYVTLRFGKEAMKNMKKLRILNIEMSWPCDGSIEYLPNSLRWFVWTDYPWESLPAEFEPKKLVHLALKSSSLCYLWTEAKQLSSLRTLDLRYSESLVRTPDFTGMPNLEYLNLEECRDLEEVHHSLGFCRKLIRLNLESCGRLNWFPCVNVESLEYLDLDFCSSLEKFPEIHGRMKREIQIHMKRSGIRELPSSIIQYQTHITFLDLSAMKNLVALPSSICRLKSLVSLNVSGCTKLESLPEEIGDLENLEEFYARYALISRPPSTIVRLNKLKILKFGGLHDGVHFLFPPVAEGLRSLEHLDLTCCNLIDEGLPEDIGCLSSLKELYLSGNNFEHLPRSIAQLGALRILDLRNCKRLTQLPELPPESDTIYADWSNDLICNSLFQNISSVQHDISASDSLSLRAFTSVHLGKKIPSWFLYQGMDSGVSVNLPGNWYIPDKFLGFAVYYSGSLIDTTTQLIPVCDDGMLWMTQKLALSNHSECDTKYNINFFLVPLAGLWDTSKANGKTPNDYGLIRLSFSGVMKDYGLRLLYKEEPELEALLQNIALEEQI; from the exons ATGGAGGATTGCTTTAACTGCAGCGGCCAATCTCAAAG GACTGAATCAGACTGTATTCGACAGATTGTTGATCAAATCTCGTCCAAATTATGCaagatttctttatcttattTGCAAAACATTGTTGGAATAGATACTCATTTAGAGAAAATAGAATCCTTACTAGGGATAGGAATCAATGATGTTCGGATTGTGGGGATTTGGGGCATGGGGGGAGTCGGTAAAACGACAATAGCTAGAGCTATGTTTGATATTCTCTTAGTAAGAAGGGATAGTTCCTATCAATTTGATGGTGCTTGTTTCCTTGCGAATATTAAAGAAAACAAACGTGGAATGCATTCTCTGCAAAATATTATTTTCTCTGAACTTTTAAAGGAAAAAGCTGATTACAACAATAAGGAGGACGGAAAGCACCAAATGGCTAGTAGGCTTCGTTCAAAGAAGGTCCTAATTGTGCTTGATGACATAGATGATAAAGATCATTATTTGGAGTATTTAGCAGGTGATCTTGATTGGTTTGGTAATGGCAGTAGAATTATTATAACAACTAGAGACAAGCATTTGATGGGGAAGAATGGTGTAATATATGAAGTGACTGCACTACCTAATCATGAATCCATTCAATTGTTCTATCAGCATGCTTTCAAAAAAGAGGTTCCAAATGAGCATTTTAAGAAGCTTTCATTGGAAGTCGTAAATTATGCTAAAGGCCTTCCTTTAGCCCTCAGAGTGTGGGGTTCTTTGCTGCATAACCTAGgactaactgaatggaaaagtgcTATAGAGCACATGAAAAATAACTCTAATTCTGAAATTGTTAAAAAGCTCAAAATTAGTTATGATGGATTAATAGAGCCCATACAAGAGATTTTTCTGGATATAGCATGCTTCTTCCGAGGGACAAAAAAAGAGTACGCCATGCAAATTCTTGAGAGCTGTCATTGTGCAGTTGAATACGGATTGCGTGTCTTAATTGACAAATCTCTTGTGTCCATCTCTGAAAATGATCAGATTCAAATGCATGACTTGATGCAAGATATGGGTAAATATATAGTGAACTTGCAAAAGAATCCGGGAGAACGCAGCAGATTATGGCTCGACAAGGATTTCGAAGAAGTGATGATGAACAATACA GGGACCACGAAAATGGAAGCAATCTGGTTTCCTTATTACCATTATGTTACATTACGCTTTGGCAAAGAGgccatgaaaaatatgaaaaagctTAGGATATTAAACATAGAGATGTCGTGGCCTTGTGATGGTTCCATTGAGTATCTGCCCAACAGCTTGCGTTGGTTTGTCTGGACTGACTATCCTTGGGAGTCGTTGCCAGCTGAATTTGAACCCAAAAAGCTTGTTCATCTTGCACTCAAATCCAGTTCACTGTGTTATTTATGGACGGAAGCAAAG CAATTGTCGTCTCTACGGACGCTAGATCTCAGATACTCTGAAAGCCTAGTGCGAACACCAGATTTCACAGGGATGCCAAATTTGGAGTATTTGAATCTGGAGGAATGTCGTGATCTTGAAGAGGTGCACCATTCCCTGGGATTTTGCAGAAAACTCATTCGATTAAATTTGGAGTCTTGTGGACGCCTTAATTGGTTTCCATGTGTTAACGTGGAATCTCTTGAATATCTGGATCTAGATTTTTGCTCTAGTTTAGAGAAATTTCCAGAAATCCATGGGAGAATGAAGCGGGAGATACAGATTCACATGAAACGCTCTGGGATAAGGGAACTACCATCATCTATTATTCAGTACCAAACTCATATTACCTTCCTAGATTTGAGCGCTATGAAAAACCTTGTAGCTCTTCCAAGCAGCATCTGTAGGTTGAAAAGTTTGGTTAGTCTAAATGTGTCGGGCTGCACAAAACTTGAAAGCTTGCCAGAAGAGATAGGGGATTTAGAAAACTTGGAGGAGTTTTATGCCAGGTATGCTCTAATTTCACGACCTCCGTCTACCATCGTACGCTTGAACAAACTTAAAATCTTGAAGTTTGGAGGCCTCCATGATGGAGTGCACTTTTTGTTCCCTCCAGTGGCTGAAGGATTACGGTCATTGGAACATCTGGATCTCACTTGTTGCAATCTAATAGATGAAGGACTTCCGGAAGACATTGGATGCCTATCTTCTTTGAAAGAACTGTATCTCAGTGGTAATAATTTTGAGCATTTGCCTCGAAGTATAGCCCAACTTGGTGCTCTTCGAATCTTGGACTTGAGAAATTGCAAGAGGCTTACACAGCTGCCAGAACTTCCACCAGAATCAGATACAATATATGCAGATTGGAGCAATGATTTGATCTGTAATTCGTTGTTTCAGAATATCTCGTCAGTGCAGCATGACATCTCTGCTTCAGATTCCTTGTCACTAAGAGCATTTACCAGTGTGCATCTTGGGAAGAAGATCCCAAGTTGGTTCCTCTATCAGGGAATGGATAGTGGTGTATCAGTCAATTTGCCTGGAAATTGGTATATACCTGATAAATTCTTGGGATTTGCTGTATATTACTCAGGCAGCTTAATTGACACCACAACTCAATTGATTCCCGTATGTGATGATGGGATGTTGTGGATGACCCAGAAACTTGCCTTATCCAACCATTCAGAATGTGatacaaaatataatattaattttttcttGGTACCTCTTGCTGGCTTATGGGATACATCTAAGGCAAATGGAAAAACACCAAACGACTATGGGCTTATTAGGCTATCTTTTTCTGGAGTAATGAAGGATTATGGACTTCGTTTGTTGTATAAAGAAGAACCTGAGCTTGAGGCCTTGTTACAGAATATTGCATTGGAGGAGCAGATATGA